In one Nicotiana tomentosiformis chromosome 6, ASM39032v3, whole genome shotgun sequence genomic region, the following are encoded:
- the LOC138893906 gene encoding uncharacterized protein: MDTAISNINGKIWLFLDSVVQWDLLELWDRLYYLASDMELPWLVGRILMKKLQLKRIQNHDGNWIESQEQIANAAVEFFQKQFTHEADYTSSELLNNVPSMVSCDQNIELYRIPTIEEVKAAVFALSGETASGPDSFTCIFFQECWDIIGEDIHEMLKLFYGGSSLPKFITHTNLVLLTKKQQVQTFNDLRPISLRNFDIVTNIRLRGKPANVVIKLDMAKAYDRVSWKSIGTITGFSMGEFPFTYLGCPIFYTRRRKDYYNDLIKTVKAKLHSWKGKLLSYGGKATLISSVLQSMPTHILSVIDLPKNVLEHLHKTFARFFWSNKEEGRSRHWTKWKNLCLPKEEGGVGFRSLHDVSKTLFAKLWWTFRTSKSLWSNFMWNNYYKK; encoded by the exons ATGGATACTGCCATTTCAAATATCAATGGCAAGATATGGCTTTTTTTGGATTCAGTTGTGCAGTGGGACCT ATTAGAATTATGGGACAGATTATACTACCTTGCAAGTGACATGGAACTACCATGGCTAGTTGGAAGGATTTTAAT GAAGAAACTCCAACTGAAGAGGATCCAGAACCATGATGGTAATTGGATTGAGTCGCAAGAACAGATAGCTAATGCAGCAGTAGAATTTTTCCAGAAACAGTTCACACATGAAGCTGATTATACAAGTTCTGAGCTCCTCAACAATGTGCCCTCAATGGTGTCTTGTGATCAAAACATAGAACTTTATAGAATTCCTACAATTGAGGAGGTAAAGGCAGCGGTATTTGCACTGAGTGGTGAAACTGCAAGTGGGCCAGATAGTTTCACATGCATTTTCTTTCAAGAATGTTGGGATATAATAGGAGAAGACATACACGAGATGCTGAAACTATTTTATGGAGGAAGCTCTTTACCTAAGTTTATAACCCACACAAACCTTGTCTTGCTAACAAAAAAACAACAGGTTCAAACATTTAATGATCTAAGGCCTATTAGCTTAAGAAATTTT GATATTGTTACTAACATAAGATTAAGGGGAAAACCTGCCAATGTAGTTATCAAACTTGACATGGCAAAGGCATATGATAGGGTCTCTTGGAA ATCTATAGGTACTATCACTGGATTTTCAATGGGTGAATTTCCATTCACTTATCTTGGTTGTCCAATATTCTACACAAGAAGAAGGAAGGATTATTACAATGACCTGATCAAAACTGTAAAGGCAAAGCTGCACTCTTGGAAAGGGAAGTTACTATCCTATGGGGGAAAAGCTACATTAATCTCTAGTGTCCTACAGAGCATGCCAACGCACATCCTATCTGTCATTGATCTGCCTAAAAATGTACTTGAACACCTTCATAAAACCTTTGCGAGATTCTTCTGGAGTAACAAGGAAGAAGGTAGAAGTAGACATTGGACAAAATGGAAAAATCTATGCCTACCAAAGGAAGAAGGGGGAGTAGGTTTTAGATCACTGCATGATGTATCAAAAACTTTATTTGCCAAATTGTGGTGGACGTTTAGGACATCCAAGTCCTTATGGTCTAACTTTATGTGGAACAACTACTATAAAAAGTAA